From the Kogia breviceps isolate mKogBre1 chromosome 10, mKogBre1 haplotype 1, whole genome shotgun sequence genome, the window TCTAGACTTCTTCATGCCTgagaaatattgggttggccaaaaagttcattccgattttttctgtaagatgttatggaaaacccCGAGTgaattttggccaacccaacatatGCCCCCTTTGTTTAAGTCATAATtacttgggtttttgttgttgttgttgttacttacAGCTGAATCCAGTCTTAACTCATAAACCTAATGGTTACTCTAAGGATTCATTATCCCAGAACTACAGAATCCTGGGGCTGGGAGAGCATCTCAATTTCATTATCACTCTCCCTCATTTATGTGAATCTCCTCTCCAGCATCCTCAATGAGGTGTCAGTGACCCTCCACTTGCACATCTCAGTGACCGGCACCTCAGGACTGCCTAAGGAAACCCAGGTTTGATGGCTCCAGGGGGtatacaatttttatattaaGTCAAAACTAAATTCCTTACAATTCCACCCATCTGTCTTAGTATGCATAATTGGGAAAGAACAGGGAATTGTAGAAAGCGTAGGAGGTGGAGTTGGATGGGTTTAGTGGCAACTTTTTCTAATTGCATGacattgggcaaattacttaacctctctgatccttaGTTTCTTTTATCTATAAAGTGGAGACAATGAATTCTCCTTCCCAAAGTCATTGTGAGAATTTGCTAGCACAGAGTAAGCCTATAGCAATTGTTTGTGGTCTGACCCCTTAACACACAGTTTGTGTCAGCTAGCTGTCACATCTTAAAGTTTGGCCCAGAAAAGAGGTAAGAGCCCACGAGAGGGGACTGGTAAGTTTTGATGCAGGGCAAAGAATATGGGCCATTATAACTCCCTAgcagagatgtgtgtgtgtgtgtgtgtgtgtgtgtgtgtgtgtgtgtgtgtgtgtgtgtttgttcctcagaaatggaaacataggtcttccctggtggtgcagtggttaaaaatccacctgccaatgcaggggacacgggttcgagccctggtctgagaagatcccacaagccgcggagcaactaagcccatgagccacaactactgagcccatgtgctacaactactgaagcccatgtgctacaactactgaagcccatgtgcctagagcccgcgctccacaagagaagccacagcaatgagaagcccgggcaccacaatgaagagtaggccccactcgccacaactagagaaagcccacgtgcagcaatgcagacccaacgcagccaaaaataaaataaattaaataaattttaaaaagaagaagaagaagaagaaatggaaacattccCAGCCTGCCTGGCTGGGCCGGTTGCACAACCTTGTCTTCAGTCTGTCAGCCTCATCCTGCCTGGCCCCAGACACATTCCTCCTTTTTGGAGGACACCTGCCCTGATGGGGCGAAAAGCTTGACATAACATCAAGGAAGACGCTGATTCAGCAAGAACATCCAGGAGCCTGGGGAAGGTTTGCAAGAGGGGTTTTAATTGCCAAGAATCCAATTAGAAGACGGAGGTGCCGGTCTAGGGGTGGCTAGCCAGGGAGAGGTGGCGCCCTGTGGCGTGCCGGCCTGGGTGAGTGTCCTCACTCTCTGGAGCGTCCAGCATCGAGGCAGACGCCAAAGTTGGTGTTGGTGATGGAGCCCACAATGGTCTTGTCCGCCTCACAGGTCAGACCCCGCTCACAGGGACACTTGTAGTAAATCCCGTAGAAGGACTGCAGAGACACGGAGCCAGTGGAGTCATAGGCTGTGGGAGCCACTTTGGGCATCGCCTGCTCTGCCCGACTCGTCTGTCTTTTCAGATGGTGCTTCTCCTGACTGCCTCCCCAGGGGGCGCTGTGGGCCTGGAGGACTTGGGTTCTGGTCTCTGCTGTGCGGCTCACTTGCTCTTACTAACTTGCTCTCTCTGGGAAGCCTCTAGTGCCCATCCATGAAACAGGGATAACAGATGGCTGCCCCACCCATCTCACTGGTCCGTGGTGAGGGTCAAGAGAGTTGATGGGATGGGAAAGGGCTTTGAAGCCGGCTGACCTCCCTCTCATCTTCTCAACGTTCCGTGTCCAGACGGAGCCCCCTCCCCGATcccccctcaccccgccccccaaGCCTCGAGGGCCCTCCGCCCCGGAGCTGTCCTCCCTGCCACCACCCCGCCCCGGCACTCGGCACTCACAAAGGCGGAGCACTCGCTGCTCTCTCTGGACTTGGGTGCGCAGCGGGCCAGGCTCAGGCCGGTATCACGGTGGCAGCACTTGCTCTCGCACTGGGCACTGTTCAGGCAGAGTTCGCCCTCTTCCTGCCAGGGGCAGCCCGTCAGCCCAGGCCCCCCTCCGTTTGATCCCTTCTCCACCCGGAGCCCCACCTCGCTACCCACTACCCGGTTGGGGGAGGCATGTGTGAAGGAATCCAACCCCTGGGGCTGGcggcctctcctcccaccccgaCCTCCCATCCACCCACGTGAGAAGTGGGCAGTGCGGTGCCAGAGAAGCAAGCCCCGGGTTGGGGACAGGACACCTGACTTCTAGGACTGGCTGCACTACCAACTCCCtaggtgaccctgggcaagtcactggcCCACCCTATGCCTCAGAATTCCCATCTGGAATGGCCGCTTGTGGCCCCCAAACAGGATCTCCAAACCTCTCTGGGTCCCCCAATCCCTTGAGGAGCCTGTGAAGGTTGAGGACCCTCTCTCCCTGGAaaactcctccctccttcccccaacagACTCTTATAAATAATCTCAGGGGCATCCCGGACCCTCCAAGTCCATGCATGACCCTGAGTTAAGAACCTGTGGACTGAGTTCTTAACCCAAAGGGCTTTCGCAATTGTGCCCTTGGTGGAGGGGCAGTGTGGGCAGTGGTGAGAGCCTGGCTCTGGAGCCTGCCAGCCCAGGCACCAACCCCTGCTCAagactttccagctgtgtgactgaACCGGCAGGTGACTGAACCTTCCCCTGTGTCAGCTTTCCATTTGGAAACGGGGTTGATCAGAATAGTACCTAGCTCACGTGGCTCTTATGAGGACTAAATAAGGAAGTATTCCTGAGGCATTTAGAGCTGGTCTGGTCAGGCTAGGTCAGAAGCCAGAATCACTGGGCAAGCTTTTTAAACTACTGAACCTTCTGAGCCAGTTTCCGGGGCAGGAGCCCAGggctctgtattttttttttttttttttttttttgactgcgccacggcttgcagaatcttagttccccaaccagggattgaaccatggcagtgaaagcgctgagtcctaaccactggactgcaagggAATTCCGCCCTGGATTTTTATAAAGTGCCCTCAGCCAGGTTGAACCGCTGCTCTGAGCATGCTCCATGCTGATCAGCCTTCTCTGGGGCCCCTGGGGAGGGGGCGTGGGACAGGAATGGGCAGTAAAGGAAGAGACTCCTTACCTCCCAGCCCTTGGGTAGCCCCACGTGGGGACAGCTTGACCCACCCAGAGGTCAAGATCCAAGCTTAAAAAGAATTCCCACCTCGGGGTTCAGATGACTCCTGCCCTGAAGACCCTCTTACCAGGTTGAAAATGAGTCCCCGGGGGTCGGGGACCGCATAGGCTACCGCAAGGGCGAGGAGCAGGAGGACAAGGACCTTCTCCATGATGAGTGGGCACCGCTGGTGTAGGTAGTGGCCGGCAGCTCAGGTCAGGCGGCAAAAGACAGAGCCAGAGGGGGCAGTGGGGCTATAAAAGGGGCCTTATCCACACGTGACCCACCTTCCCAGTCCTGCAGGGCCTGCGTGGGCAGAGACCCAGCTGTGGCCAATCTGCTGGAGTGGGTCCTGATAAGGTAGCTGGCCACCACCTGGCACCtggtgctctgtgtgtgtgtgtgtgtgtgtgtgtgtgtgtgtgtgtgtgtgtgtgtgtgtttggcggGGGGTGCTGATACGGCAGCATTGTTAAGAGTGGGAACTCTGGGACACTTTTACCTGTACGAGTTATTAGCTGGGCAAGTTATCTGTTCTGAATCTGTCAACTGATAAGAGGTGTGAGAGTTGAGTGAATTAACATATGTTATATACATAATACACATAGCCTGGGACAGGGCTCGGCATGTGAGCAGTACACAGTAGCTGCCATCACTGCTGTATTCACCTCTGGTGTCCTG encodes:
- the CLPS gene encoding colipase — encoded protein: MEKVLVLLLLALAVAYAVPDPRGLIFNLEEGELCLNSAQCESKCCHRDTGLSLARCAPKSRESSECSAFSFYGIYYKCPCERGLTCEADKTIVGSITNTNFGVCLDAGRSRE